One Thermodesulfobacteriota bacterium genomic window carries:
- the dctP gene encoding TRAP transporter substrate-binding protein DctP produces MKNAHYRSTGLYLFCFLILLSHFALTFNASAKELSPEDMQRTTEETMTAIMTGQEFGPGLTNEQQALRGLLERGVITSAQLESMVEKTMLPLLNRHKTSRYVLLEAGERVNTSFAPYINWERCREIAWKAGASIVPDGEEVLLKIGTLAPPGTPWLTIPDTVLFPRIARLSDNKFIVKIFGGGVMGEDTDILRKMDIGQLDGCGCTALGLLASGPDISVFLLPGLFSNYEEIDYIREKFRKRIDEAFEKRGYILGAFIDTGFFYIFSREKIKGLDDLKKQSFINWFGEMETALYDELGITSTPVSVPETISAISTGLANANMAPPAWMLGMQAYQYVNYYIKTPVLYSPGVIVISAQTKERIRKRFATTETFAFNVQEMLIYEVSTIENDWKKLSRNYEEKCLQAFEQRCGIKAVELSVEDQKTLKQASLNVHEKLAGKLYPRDLMDDITKALAQYRSQK; encoded by the coding sequence ATGAAAAACGCACATTACCGGAGTACCGGCCTATACCTTTTCTGTTTTTTAATCCTGTTGAGCCATTTTGCCCTGACGTTTAACGCTTCAGCAAAAGAGTTGTCACCCGAAGACATGCAGCGAACAACAGAAGAAACCATGACGGCGATAATGACCGGCCAGGAATTCGGCCCGGGCCTGACAAACGAACAACAGGCCCTGAGAGGCTTGCTTGAAAGGGGAGTGATCACCAGCGCCCAGCTCGAGTCCATGGTGGAAAAGACGATGTTGCCTTTGCTCAATCGCCACAAAACGTCACGATATGTTCTCCTGGAAGCCGGAGAACGGGTAAATACGTCGTTTGCTCCTTATATAAACTGGGAAAGGTGCAGAGAAATTGCCTGGAAGGCAGGCGCGAGCATTGTTCCTGATGGCGAGGAAGTGCTGCTGAAAATCGGGACCCTGGCTCCGCCCGGAACACCATGGCTGACCATCCCCGATACGGTTCTGTTTCCCCGGATTGCCAGGTTAAGCGACAACAAGTTCATCGTAAAAATTTTTGGCGGCGGCGTTATGGGTGAGGATACGGATATCTTGAGAAAAATGGACATCGGCCAACTCGACGGCTGCGGCTGCACCGCACTTGGGCTTCTGGCTTCAGGGCCCGATATTTCCGTGTTCCTGCTGCCGGGGCTGTTCAGTAATTACGAAGAAATAGACTATATCAGGGAAAAGTTCAGAAAACGTATCGACGAGGCTTTTGAGAAAAGAGGGTATATCCTTGGCGCTTTCATTGATACGGGCTTTTTTTATATCTTCTCCAGAGAAAAAATAAAAGGCCTGGATGATTTGAAGAAACAAAGTTTCATCAACTGGTTCGGCGAGATGGAGACCGCCCTGTATGATGAACTCGGGATTACTTCCACGCCGGTTTCGGTACCCGAAACGATATCGGCCATAAGCACCGGACTGGCCAACGCCAATATGGCGCCCCCGGCCTGGATGCTCGGGATGCAGGCCTATCAGTACGTAAACTATTATATCAAAACACCGGTGCTGTATTCACCCGGGGTCATTGTTATCAGTGCCCAGACGAAAGAGCGGATCCGCAAGCGTTTTGCAACAACCGAAACTTTTGCCTTCAACGTTCAGGAAATGTTGATTTATGAAGTTTCCACCATTGAAAATGATTGGAAAAAGTTGAGCCGGAATTATGAAGAAAAATGCCTGCAGGCATTTGAACAGCGATGCGGCATCAAAGCCGTCGAGCTCTCGGTCGAAGACCAGAAGACGTTAAAACAGGCATCCCTGAACGTTCATGAAAAACTGGCCGGCAAGCTTTATCCCCGCGACCTGATGGATGACATAACCAAGGCGCTCGCGCAATACCGGTCTCAAAAGTAA
- a CDS encoding acyl-CoA dehydrogenase family protein, whose translation MLLLNPKKYQDRKYPDERSREIMLKTIAFFENKGLKKMKEDTYAADFTYDFAAFVKKERIFETLFLPKGYGDNDQYYSTYRMFEFSEICGFYGAAYWYMYHVSTLGLDPVFLGDNEDAKRKAVATLRENPLCAFGLSEKEHGADIYSTEMKLYPQKDGTYLARGTKYYIGNGNEASIITVFGKMADTGDYVFFVVDSHHEKFECVRNVIYAQNYVSEFILHDYPVTDADITSRGPKAWDDMLNTINICKFNIGSGAIGIVTHSFYEALNHAAHRNVYGKFVTEFAHVKRLFMDSYCRLAAMKLFGLRATDYMRVASPEDKRYLLYNPVMKMKVAIQGEEVHEMLWDIIAAKGFEKDNYFSQAVIELRGFPKLEGTRHVNMALIAKLMPNYFFNPGKFPEVGRITGAENDDFLFHQGRTRGYGKTQFHDYHIAYNAVDLPNVNVFKEQIKTFADFLMISGMEIADQMINDFDFLLGVGEIFTLVVYGQLIIESARMEKVEDDLLDSIFNVFVRDFSRYALDIYGKATSTEAQKEQCLKMIKSPVADKEQFDRVLKTHVYSLVDEYIMNP comes from the coding sequence ATGTTATTGCTTAACCCGAAGAAGTATCAAGACAGAAAATATCCTGATGAGCGTTCCAGAGAGATTATGCTCAAGACCATCGCGTTTTTTGAAAACAAGGGTCTTAAGAAAATGAAGGAAGACACCTACGCTGCCGATTTTACCTATGACTTTGCGGCGTTTGTAAAAAAGGAGAGAATTTTTGAGACCCTTTTCCTGCCCAAGGGCTATGGCGATAATGACCAGTATTACAGTACGTACCGGATGTTTGAGTTTTCGGAGATATGCGGATTTTACGGCGCCGCCTACTGGTACATGTACCATGTTTCCACGCTCGGGCTGGACCCTGTTTTTCTGGGAGATAATGAAGACGCCAAGCGAAAAGCGGTTGCAACCCTGCGCGAAAACCCCCTTTGCGCCTTCGGCCTGTCTGAAAAAGAGCATGGCGCCGATATCTATTCCACGGAAATGAAGCTTTACCCCCAGAAGGACGGCACCTATCTGGCCCGGGGCACCAAGTATTATATCGGCAACGGCAATGAGGCTTCGATCATTACGGTGTTCGGGAAAATGGCGGATACGGGTGATTATGTCTTTTTCGTCGTCGACTCCCATCATGAGAAGTTCGAGTGTGTGCGGAATGTCATCTATGCCCAGAACTATGTGTCTGAATTTATCCTGCACGACTACCCCGTAACCGACGCGGACATTACTTCCCGTGGGCCCAAGGCATGGGATGACATGCTCAACACGATCAATATATGCAAGTTCAACATCGGGTCCGGGGCCATCGGTATCGTCACGCATTCTTTTTATGAGGCCCTGAACCATGCCGCCCATCGGAACGTGTATGGTAAATTCGTCACTGAATTCGCCCATGTGAAACGGCTTTTCATGGATTCCTACTGCCGGCTGGCCGCCATGAAGCTTTTCGGCTTGCGCGCGACTGATTACATGCGGGTGGCAAGCCCTGAAGATAAACGATACCTGCTTTACAACCCGGTGATGAAAATGAAGGTGGCCATACAGGGCGAAGAGGTCCATGAGATGCTGTGGGACATCATCGCGGCCAAGGGGTTTGAAAAAGACAACTATTTTTCACAGGCGGTAATTGAGTTAAGAGGTTTCCCGAAACTGGAAGGGACCCGGCATGTCAATATGGCGCTCATCGCCAAACTGATGCCGAACTATTTTTTCAATCCCGGCAAGTTTCCTGAGGTGGGCAGAATCACTGGCGCTGAAAACGACGATTTTCTTTTCCATCAGGGGCGCACCCGCGGATACGGCAAAACCCAGTTCCATGATTACCATATTGCCTATAACGCCGTTGATCTGCCGAACGTTAACGTGTTTAAAGAGCAGATCAAAACCTTTGCCGATTTCCTGATGATATCGGGCATGGAAATAGCCGACCAGATGATCAATGATTTTGATTTTCTGCTGGGCGTAGGCGAGATATTTACCCTGGTGGTTTACGGCCAGCTGATCATCGAAAGCGCCAGGATGGAGAAGGTCGAGGATGATCTGCTGGATTCCATCTTCAATGTTTTCGTGCGTGATTTTTCCCGGTATGCCCTGGATATTTACGGCAAGGCCACTTCAACGGAAGCGCAGAAGGAACAGTGCCTGAAAATGATCAAGAGCCCGGTCGCGGATAAAGAACAATTCGATCGTGTTTTGAAAACGCATGTTTACTCCCTTGTGGATGAGTATATAATGAACCCATAA
- a CDS encoding transporter substrate-binding domain-containing protein has translation MKKSLCALIGLITVSALFIVNTGESRGASNIITVRADTWPPYNDDPTSTLPGSMVEIIKTIYQKAGYEVDYQVMPWARSVMAVEQGTFDAIIGATTECPGCITPKESIGEMINHFYVKKGSNWRYTGPDSLKTVSVGVIADYSYTDDFDAYMEKNKNDPKKIDVMYADEPLQKNIKKLLAGRLDTVIENTLVFPWTVKAMGLKESDFEDAGELENSKLELFIKFSPHQEASQAYADIFDKGMKELRSSGELKEILAKYGMTDWK, from the coding sequence ATGAAGAAGTCATTATGCGCGTTGATCGGCTTAATCACTGTTTCAGCCCTATTTATTGTAAACACCGGCGAGTCGAGAGGCGCCTCAAACATCATTACGGTCAGGGCCGATACCTGGCCCCCGTATAATGATGACCCGACATCCACCCTTCCCGGCTCGATGGTAGAAATCATTAAAACCATTTACCAAAAGGCAGGGTATGAAGTTGATTATCAGGTCATGCCATGGGCCAGAAGTGTCATGGCGGTGGAACAGGGCACATTTGACGCGATTATCGGCGCGACGACAGAGTGTCCCGGGTGTATAACCCCCAAGGAATCCATCGGCGAAATGATCAATCATTTTTATGTAAAAAAAGGCAGCAATTGGAGATATACCGGTCCTGATTCATTAAAAACGGTTTCGGTGGGCGTTATCGCTGACTATTCTTATACCGATGATTTTGACGCCTACATGGAGAAGAATAAGAATGATCCTAAAAAAATTGATGTGATGTATGCTGATGAACCCCTGCAGAAGAACATTAAGAAACTGCTGGCGGGAAGGCTTGACACGGTCATTGAAAACACACTTGTTTTCCCCTGGACAGTCAAAGCCATGGGGCTCAAAGAAAGTGATTTTGAAGACGCCGGCGAACTTGAGAACAGTAAACTCGAACTTTTCATAAAGTTTTCTCCTCATCAAGAGGCCTCACAGGCCTATGCCGATATTTTTGATAAAGGAATGAAAGAATTAAGATCGTCGGGTGAGTTAAAGGAGATTCTGGCCAAATACGGAATGACGGACTGGAAATGA
- a CDS encoding MltA-interacting MipA family protein, which translates to MKKTLFYLAAVVVLMTGGQALAAEATGAIDVNSAYVWRGITFNDGLVVQPSIDVTSGGFGINVWGNYDVGDYDNTLDDNEFSEIDITPYYGFSLQNVEIELGLAEYLFPAGEDGTRELYASLGWPVLGGLSLGLAAYCDVDEVDGWYGNLSASYGLDVTDALGVEVSAAAGLADTDFAEAYGGDDGGWYDYCFSLKSAYTVSDALSLEASINYSDTLDKDVLPDDVVDTNLYGGISVAYTF; encoded by the coding sequence ATGAAAAAAACATTATTTTATCTGGCGGCGGTGGTTGTTTTAATGACGGGCGGACAAGCCCTGGCGGCCGAAGCGACCGGGGCGATTGATGTGAATTCAGCCTATGTCTGGCGTGGCATTACCTTTAATGACGGGCTGGTGGTCCAGCCCAGTATTGATGTGACCAGCGGCGGTTTCGGCATAAACGTCTGGGGGAATTATGATGTCGGCGACTATGACAACACCCTTGATGATAACGAGTTCTCCGAAATCGACATTACGCCCTATTATGGGTTCAGCCTGCAAAATGTGGAGATTGAACTGGGACTGGCCGAATACCTGTTCCCGGCCGGCGAAGACGGCACCCGGGAGCTCTATGCCAGCTTGGGATGGCCCGTCCTCGGAGGACTGTCGCTGGGGTTGGCCGCTTACTGCGACGTCGATGAGGTGGACGGCTGGTATGGCAATCTCTCCGCCTCTTACGGCCTGGATGTGACCGACGCCCTCGGCGTCGAAGTTTCAGCCGCCGCCGGTTTGGCGGATACGGATTTCGCGGAAGCCTATGGCGGTGATGACGGCGGCTGGTACGATTACTGTTTTTCGCTGAAGAGCGCTTATACAGTCAGCGACGCCTTGAGCCTGGAAGCCTCCATTAACTATAGCGACACTCTGGACAAGGATGTGCTGCCGGATGATGTGGTCGACACCAATTTATATGGTGGTATCAGCGTCGCTTACACTTTTTAG
- a CDS encoding sigma-54-dependent Fis family transcriptional regulator → MNTRLNAELQTDKKTLPDEADLQEELNDIFRSISSRIPVDKIHWVQTHYDLKMIRIIAQVSETGGEKTNFMYDVPAQIVEFLNSDALPEIHIMNQPEIDPVGKEVSRRAKLFDWSAMFINFHNRADTLSSVAIYADGKDRYRPEHTRPLMSFAARLKKITDILVTDNEKKIPDPTLKEPVEDKNEFFRQVTLRLCGNLDLETGVTQCLQYLSRFLPADGLIVRQLEPELQSERVLAESFGVFHQKSGTLIPLLTRERHPADRRRTPRLRIINRPEQSVSMQPYTQMFGHEISCISMPLMHHKKAIGVAVLGLEGKDRYREEHMQLFGLLHDPFVLALSNNIKHREMIRLKNLIEEEKKDLAEELHYHAADTIVGGSLGLAGVMEHARLVADQGSPVLLTGETGAGKEIIANFIHRNSLRKNGPFIKVNCGAIPDTLVDSELFGHEKGSFTGADTRKKGRFERAHGGTIFLDEIAELPLPVQVRLLRVLQHRVIERVGGTAPVSVDIRVIAATHRDLEELVAAGKFREDLWFRLNVFPIRIPPLRSRRSDIPALVDYFIEKKSLGLKLHTRPSLSADAMERLAAYDWPGNVRELENVVERELILSGGEALTFENINPRLSGNKSPDNTISKNNVLGLDEFFARHVKKILTMCNGKINGPGGAAELLNIQPNTLRNRMKKLGIPYGLKKRNHLRNKP, encoded by the coding sequence ATGAATACCCGATTGAACGCTGAATTACAGACAGACAAGAAAACGCTTCCTGATGAAGCTGATCTTCAGGAAGAGCTGAATGATATTTTCAGATCGATTTCAAGCCGGATTCCGGTCGATAAAATTCATTGGGTTCAGACCCACTATGACCTGAAGATGATACGGATCATCGCCCAGGTTTCTGAAACGGGCGGCGAAAAAACCAATTTCATGTACGATGTCCCCGCCCAGATCGTGGAGTTTTTGAACAGCGACGCCCTGCCTGAAATCCACATCATGAATCAACCGGAAATCGATCCCGTCGGAAAAGAGGTCTCCCGGCGCGCCAAACTGTTTGACTGGTCGGCCATGTTCATCAATTTCCACAACCGCGCGGATACGTTATCCTCGGTAGCGATCTATGCGGACGGAAAAGACAGGTACAGGCCAGAGCATACCCGCCCGCTCATGTCTTTTGCGGCGCGTCTTAAAAAAATTACCGATATCCTCGTTACGGATAATGAAAAGAAAATCCCTGACCCCACCTTAAAAGAGCCGGTTGAAGACAAAAATGAATTTTTCCGCCAGGTCACCCTGCGATTATGCGGTAACCTTGATCTGGAAACCGGTGTCACCCAGTGCCTTCAATACCTCAGCCGTTTTCTGCCGGCTGATGGTTTAATCGTCAGACAGCTGGAACCGGAACTGCAGTCCGAGCGGGTTCTCGCGGAAAGCTTCGGCGTATTTCATCAAAAGTCCGGGACCCTGATTCCCTTGCTAACCAGGGAACGCCATCCTGCTGACCGGCGGAGAACCCCGAGGCTGCGCATCATCAACCGGCCGGAACAGTCTGTCTCCATGCAGCCCTACACGCAGATGTTCGGCCATGAAATATCGTGTATCTCCATGCCCCTTATGCACCATAAAAAGGCCATCGGGGTAGCCGTACTGGGGCTGGAAGGAAAGGACCGTTACCGGGAAGAACACATGCAGCTGTTCGGGCTGCTTCACGATCCCTTTGTCCTGGCCCTCTCAAACAATATCAAACACCGTGAAATGATCCGGCTGAAGAACCTGATCGAAGAAGAGAAAAAGGACCTGGCCGAAGAACTGCACTACCATGCGGCGGATACGATCGTCGGCGGCAGCCTGGGCCTGGCGGGTGTCATGGAGCATGCCCGCCTGGTGGCCGATCAGGGCAGCCCGGTATTGCTGACCGGTGAAACCGGCGCCGGCAAGGAGATCATCGCCAATTTCATCCACCGCAATTCGTTACGCAAAAACGGTCCCTTCATCAAGGTCAACTGCGGTGCCATACCGGACACGCTGGTTGACAGCGAACTGTTCGGTCATGAAAAGGGGTCCTTCACCGGCGCGGACACCCGGAAAAAGGGACGCTTTGAAAGGGCCCACGGGGGGACGATCTTTCTGGATGAAATCGCGGAACTCCCTCTGCCGGTCCAGGTCCGCCTGCTCCGGGTGCTGCAGCACAGAGTGATCGAACGGGTCGGGGGAACAGCGCCCGTATCAGTGGATATCCGTGTCATTGCCGCCACCCACCGCGATCTTGAAGAGCTGGTCGCTGCCGGGAAGTTCCGGGAAGACCTGTGGTTTCGCCTGAATGTCTTCCCCATCCGGATTCCGCCGTTGCGGTCAAGGCGGTCGGATATCCCGGCCCTGGTGGATTATTTTATTGAAAAAAAGTCACTTGGCCTGAAGCTCCATACCAGGCCGTCCCTGTCTGCCGATGCCATGGAACGGTTGGCCGCTTATGACTGGCCGGGCAATGTCCGCGAACTTGAAAATGTGGTTGAAAGAGAATTGATCCTCAGCGGGGGGGAGGCGCTGACATTTGAGAATATCAACCCCCGACTGTCAGGCAACAAGTCTCCGGACAATACAATTTCAAAAAATAATGTTCTGGGGCTGGATGAATTTTTCGCCCGGCACGTTAAAAAGATCCTGACCATGTGCAACGGAAAAATAAACGGTCCGGGCGGAGCAGCGGAACTGCTGAACATACAGCCCAACACGCTCCGGAACAGGATGAAAAAGCTCGGCATCCCGTACGGCCTGAAAAAGCGGAACCATTTGCGGAATAAACCATGA
- a CDS encoding sigma 54-interacting transcriptional regulator, translating into MMDYDFNQVKLRLSSKGDIGETLCAYYECLHEFLPVDQISLAKFDFDQKYMRIFAQVSETGSEMTNFSYEVPEQLLDLMKQGKLPEIYVINEPDTDPIGRAIIDFEGVSDWSLIFLPIKEHHVVSGAILFVANSRKKFAENHSFLLKDLYDEHKWLLEIAVQKYGITFSGYREYEPVEDEHDFFRQVTRRLCGHLDLETGALHCLQYISRFLPATSLMAGQLSQDMQADVTVVKWSGLFHYGDITIPWNLEKANLMEMMALPRVIITHQPEKDPLLSDYVERFGADWSAISMALYRDGMPFGFASISIEGRNQYNETHMALFSMLHDPFALALSNNIKHREIIHLKNAIEAEKKVLQEELHDFRGDTIIGKNSGLRGVMENARLVAGQDSPVLLSGETGTGKEMVANFIHQHSSRRDGPFIKVNCGAIPDTLVDSELFGHEKGAFTGADSRKLGRFERADRGTIFLDEIGELPLAAQVRLLRVLQHKIIERVGGTESIPVNIRVIAATNRNLEEMVASGRFREDLWFRLNVFPVQIPPLRSRKMDIPALLDHFIEKKSVELNLSQRPSLSPGALKILTAYNWPGNVRELENVVERELILSKGETLTFQNIDFHLSKVNAPDNGLPENENLEMDKVYIRHITNVLALTSGKINGPGGAAELLKVKPSTLRHRMDKLGIVYGWEKRK; encoded by the coding sequence ATGATGGACTACGATTTTAACCAGGTAAAATTGAGATTATCTTCAAAAGGGGATATCGGTGAGACGCTGTGCGCGTATTATGAGTGTCTTCATGAGTTCCTGCCGGTTGATCAGATCAGTCTGGCGAAATTTGATTTTGATCAGAAATACATGCGGATATTCGCCCAGGTGTCTGAAACCGGGAGTGAAATGACGAATTTCTCCTACGAGGTCCCGGAGCAGCTCCTGGATTTGATGAAACAAGGCAAGCTGCCTGAGATATATGTGATCAATGAACCAGACACAGATCCCATCGGCAGAGCGATCATTGATTTCGAAGGGGTCAGTGACTGGTCATTGATTTTTCTTCCGATTAAAGAACATCATGTGGTAAGCGGAGCCATCCTTTTTGTTGCCAATTCCCGGAAAAAATTTGCGGAAAACCATTCTTTCCTGCTTAAAGATTTATATGATGAACATAAATGGCTGCTTGAAATCGCCGTTCAAAAATATGGGATTACATTTTCAGGTTACCGTGAATATGAACCCGTTGAAGACGAACATGATTTTTTTCGCCAGGTCACCCGGCGATTATGCGGGCATCTTGACCTGGAAACCGGTGCCTTGCACTGCCTTCAGTACATCAGCCGGTTTTTACCCGCCACTTCACTGATGGCCGGCCAGTTATCCCAGGATATGCAAGCGGATGTTACCGTAGTTAAATGGTCGGGCCTCTTTCATTACGGGGATATCACCATACCCTGGAATCTGGAAAAAGCGAACCTGATGGAAATGATGGCTTTGCCCCGGGTCATCATCACCCATCAACCCGAAAAAGATCCGCTGCTCAGCGATTATGTGGAAAGATTCGGCGCCGACTGGTCGGCCATCTCCATGGCGCTGTATCGGGACGGAATGCCCTTCGGTTTTGCTTCCATTTCCATAGAGGGAAGGAATCAATATAATGAAACGCACATGGCCTTGTTTTCCATGCTCCACGATCCTTTTGCCCTGGCCCTTTCCAACAATATCAAACACCGCGAAATCATCCATCTGAAGAATGCCATCGAAGCCGAGAAAAAAGTCCTGCAGGAGGAGTTGCATGACTTTCGAGGCGATACGATCATCGGTAAGAATTCAGGCTTGAGGGGGGTTATGGAAAATGCCCGCCTCGTCGCCGGTCAGGACAGCCCGGTCTTGTTGTCCGGTGAAACCGGTACGGGCAAGGAGATGGTGGCCAATTTCATCCATCAGCACTCGTCAAGAAGAGATGGTCCCTTTATCAAGGTCAATTGCGGGGCCATACCGGATACGCTGGTGGACAGCGAACTGTTCGGTCATGAAAAGGGAGCATTTACGGGCGCGGACAGCCGGAAATTGGGCCGCTTTGAAAGAGCGGACAGGGGGACGATCTTTCTGGATGAGATCGGCGAGCTGCCCTTGGCCGCCCAGGTCCGCCTGCTCCGGGTGCTTCAGCATAAAATCATCGAACGGGTCGGAGGAACTGAATCCATACCCGTTAATATCCGCGTCATTGCCGCCACCAACCGCAACCTGGAAGAAATGGTCGCTTCCGGGCGGTTTCGGGAAGACCTGTGGTTCCGCCTGAATGTATTTCCCGTCCAAATCCCCCCCTTGCGGTCGCGTAAGATGGATATTCCGGCCCTGCTGGATCATTTTATTGAAAAAAAATCCGTTGAATTGAATCTATCCCAGAGACCGTCCCTGTCGCCCGGCGCTTTGAAGATTTTGACGGCTTATAACTGGCCGGGGAATGTGCGTGAACTGGAGAACGTGGTTGAAAGAGAATTGATCCTCAGCAAGGGAGAAACGCTTACCTTTCAGAACATCGACTTCCATCTGTCGAAAGTTAACGCCCCGGACAACGGGCTTCCGGAAAATGAAAACCTGGAAATGGATAAAGTGTATATCCGGCACATCACCAACGTTCTGGCCCTGACAAGCGGCAAAATAAACGGCCCCGGCGGCGCCGCCGAATTGCTGAAAGTCAAACCCAGCACCCTCCGTCACCGGATGGATAAACTGGGGATTGTCTATGGCTGGGAAAAGAGAAAATAA
- a CDS encoding enoyl-CoA hydratase/isomerase family protein, which produces MKYLDLKKDGNVFVITLIDGENKNTFRSEALVEYNQIFDEIEGSPGNASMVITSSDPKFFSNGINLQWFSSVSVEERNDFLYQVKMTLLRASTLNLPTIACITGHAYAMGAIMASSMDFRIMRADRSRFCFPEATYGMPLDDPLIALINNLSSPAAVNEMVLSGKALTGEECLEKGLVHSIYPESELFEKAMAFARDMASKERSNYALIKNNLKKSLKDMYNNWCMDAPSKPSLSMAS; this is translated from the coding sequence ATGAAATATCTGGACTTAAAGAAAGACGGCAACGTCTTTGTGATCACGTTAATTGACGGTGAGAATAAAAACACCTTTCGCAGCGAAGCGCTGGTTGAATACAATCAGATCTTTGATGAAATTGAAGGCTCCCCGGGCAACGCTTCCATGGTCATCACCAGCAGTGACCCCAAATTTTTTTCCAACGGCATCAATCTCCAGTGGTTTTCCTCTGTCAGTGTTGAGGAACGGAATGATTTTTTATACCAGGTCAAGATGACCCTGTTACGGGCGTCAACCCTTAACCTTCCGACCATTGCCTGCATCACGGGCCACGCCTATGCCATGGGCGCCATCATGGCAAGTTCGATGGATTTCCGGATAATGCGCGCGGACCGTAGCCGTTTCTGCTTTCCGGAAGCCACCTATGGCATGCCCCTGGACGACCCCCTGATTGCCCTGATCAACAACCTGTCCAGCCCGGCCGCTGTCAATGAAATGGTTCTTTCAGGAAAAGCCCTTACCGGGGAAGAGTGCCTTGAAAAAGGCCTTGTTCATTCCATTTACCCGGAATCTGAGCTTTTTGAAAAGGCCATGGCGTTTGCCCGGGACATGGCCTCAAAGGAACGAAGCAACTACGCGCTGATCAAGAACAACCTGAAAAAATCACTCAAGGACATGTATAACAACTGGTGTATGGATGCCCCTTCAAAACCTTCATTGAGTATGGCTTCTTAG